One window of Phalacrocorax carbo chromosome 1, bPhaCar2.1, whole genome shotgun sequence genomic DNA carries:
- the LRRC23 gene encoding leucine-rich repeat-containing protein 23, with protein MEDEELEGDEYSLQEEGGEEEEEDEEKEKDEALSEQEEEEVPGPCPLTEEVLKEGLSLLCKTSNGLSHAYVKFEARYKDLTDISLLECFIHLRYVDLSENKLQDLSPLSILTHLLWLKVDGNLLTSACMQELPYLQIISFAHNRIKDMEGITHPSLANLSLKGNKIQTALGLSHGQLFNLQILELRGNMLKSTAGLNLPKLKNLYLAQNAIQSLEGLEQLGQLTKLHLRDNQLETLDGFCSSMKCLQYLNLRNNGICSFQEVAKLQVLPMLQALVLLDNPCSDEPNYRLEVLVLLPHLQRLDKELFEQDERAEANKICQKRQEEGKEIEGSLQGDVNE; from the exons ATGGAGGACGAGGAGCTGGAGGGGGACGAGTACAGCCTtcaggaggaggggggagaggaggaggaggaggacgaggagaaagagaaggacgAGGCGCTGtcggagcaggaggaggaagag gTGCCAGGCCCCTGTCCCCTGACGGAGGAGGTCCTGAAGGAGggcctctctctcctctgcaaGACCAGCAACGGCCTGTCCCACGCCTATGTGAAATTTGAAGCCAGATACAA ggaCTTGACAGACATCAGCCTCCTGGAATGCTTCATTCATCTGCGGTATGTGGATTTGTCAGAGAATAAACTGCAAGATTTGTCCCCACTGAGCATCCTAACCCACCTGCTTTGGCTGAAGGTGGATGGGAATCTGCTTACCAGTGCCTGCATGCAGGAGCTCCCCTACCTCCAGATCATCAGCTTTGCTCACAACCGCATCAAGGATATGGAGGGCATTACTCACCCCAGCTTAGCCAACCTCAGCCTGAAAG GAAATAAAATCCAGACAGCGCTGGGCCTAAGTCATGGTCAGTTGTTCAACCTGCAAATCCTGGAGCTGCGAGGAAACATGCTAAAGAGCACAGCGGGGCTTAATCTTCCCAAGCTCAAGAACCTCTATCTG GCCCAGAATGCCATTCAGAGCCTTGAAGGCCTTGAGCAGCTTGGGCAGCTGACAAAGCTGCACCTGCGTGACAACCAGCTTGAGACCCTGGACGGATTCTGTAGTAGCATGAAGTGCCTGCAGTACCTCAATCTACG GAACAATGGGATCTGTAGCTTTCAGGAGGTGGCAAAACTGCAGGTCCTCCCCATGCTGCAGGCACTGGTGCTGTTGGACAATCCATGCTCTGATGAACCCAATTACCGGCTGGAGGTCCTGGTCCTGCTGCCGCACCTGCAACGCCTTGACAAGGAATTATTTGAGCAAGATGAGCGGGCAGAGGCGAACAAAATCTGTCAGAAGAgacaggaagaaggaaag GAAATTGAGGGATCTCTCCAGGGTGATGTGAATGAGTGA
- the TPI1 gene encoding triosephosphate isomerase: MAPRKFFVGGNWKMNGDKKSLGELIQTLNGAKLSADTEVVCGAPSIYLDFARQKLDAKIGVAAQNCYKVPKGAFTGEISPAMIKDIGAAWVILGHSERRHVFGESDELIGQKVAHALAEGLGVIACIGEKLDEREAGITEKVVFEQTKAIADNVKDWSKVVLAYEPVWAIGTGKTATPQQAQEVHEKLRGWLKSHVSDAVAQSTRIIYGGSVTGSNCKELASQHDVDGFLVGGASLKPEFVDIINAKH, translated from the exons ATGGCGCCCAGGAAGTTCTTCGTGGGGGGTAACTGGAAGATGAACGGCGACAAGAAGAGCCTGGGCGAGCTCATCCAGACGCTGAACGGGGCCAAGCTCTCCGCCGACACCG AGGTGGTTTGTGGAGCCCCCTCCATCTACCTTGACTTTGCTCGTCAGAAGCTTGATGCAAAGATCGGAGTTGCAGCACAGAACTGTTACAAGGTACCAAAAGGTGCTTTCACAGGAGAGATCAG CCCAGCAATGATCAAAGATATTGGAGCTGCGTGGGTGATCCTGGGCCACTCTGAGCGAAGACATGTTTTTGGAGAGTCTGATGAG TTGATTGGGCAGAAGGTGGCTCATGCTCTTGCTGAGGGCCTTGGAGTCATTGCCTGCATTGGAGAGAAGCTGGATGAGAGAGAAGCTGGCATAACAGAGAAGGTGGTTTTTGAGCAGACAAAGGCCATTGCTg atAATGTGAAGGACTGGAGTAAAGTGGTTCTTGCCTATGAGCCAGTTTGGGCTATTGGAACTGGTAAAACTGCAACTCCTCAGCAG GCTCAGGAAGTTCATGAGAAGCTGAGGGGGTGGCTGAAAAGCCACGTGTCTGATGCTGTTGCTCAGTCAACTAGGATCATCTATGGAG GTTCGGTCACTGGCAGCAACTGTAAGGAGCTGGCCTCTCAGCATGATGTGGATGGCTTCCTTGTTGGTGGAGCTTCTCTCAAGCCAGAGTTTGTGGATATTATCAATGCCAAACACTGA
- the ENO2 gene encoding gamma-enolase isoform X1: MAVERIHAREILDSRGNPTVEVDLYTHKGMFRAAVPSGASTGIYEALELRDNDKSRFLGKGVLQAVDHINSTVAPALVGSGLSVVDQEKIDNLMLEMDGTENKSKFGANAILGVSLAVCKAGAAEKDVPLYRHIADLAGNSDLILPVPAFNVINGGSHAGNKLAMQEFMILPVGAESFRDAMRIGAEVYHNLKSVIKEKYGKDATNVGDEGGFAPNILENSEALELLKEAIDKAGYTDKIVIGMDVAASEFYRDGKYDLDFKSPDDPSRYISADELGDLYQSFVRDYPVVSIEDPFDQDDWEAWSKFTANVGIQIVGDDLTVTNPKRIERAVEEKACNCLLLKVNQIGSVTEAIQACKLAQENGWGVMVSHRSGETEDTFIADLVVGLCTGQIKTGAPCRSERLAKYNQLMRIEEELGDEARFAGHNFRNPSVL, translated from the exons ATGGCAGTCGAGAGGATCCACGCCCGTGAGATCCTGGACTCCCGTGGCAATCCCACTGTTGAGGTGGACCTGTACACACACAAAG GCATGTTTCGAGCAGCGGTCCCCAGCGGCGCATCCACGGGTATCTATGAGGCACTGGAGCTGCGAGACAATGACAAGTCACGTTTCCTTGGAAAAG GGGTCCTGCAGGCCGTGGATCATATCAACAGCACTGTCGCCCCAGCTCTCGTGGGCTCT GGCCTCTCTGTTGTGGATCAAGAGAAGATAGACAACCTGATGCTTGAGATGGATGGCACAGAGAACAAAT CCAAGTTTGGTGCCAATGCTATCCTGGGAGTTTCGCTGGCTGTGTGCAAGGCGGGAGCTGCAGAGAAAGATGTCCCCCTGTACCGGCACATTGCTGACCTGGCTGGCAACTCTGATCTCATCCTCCCTGTGCCA GCTTTCAACGTGATCAATGGAGGTTCCCACGCAGGCAACAAACTGGCCATGCAGGAGTTCATGATCCTGCCTGTGGGAGCTGAAAGCTTCCGCGACGCCATGCGCATCGGGGCTGAAGTCTATCACAACCTCAAGAGTGTCATCAAGGAGAAGTATGGCAAAGATGCTACCAATGTGGGTGACGAGGGAGGCTTTGCCCCCAACATCCTGGAAAATAGTGAAG ctctggaGCTCCTCAAGGAAGCTATCGACAAGGCGGGCTACACAGACAAGATTGTCATCGGTATGGATGTGGCAGCCTCCGAGTTCTACCGTGATGGCAAATATGACCTGGACTTCAAGTCCCCAGATGACCCAAGCCGCTACATTTCTGCTGATGAGCTGGGCGACCTCTACCAAAGCTTTGTACGTGATTATCCAG TGGTCTCCATTGAGGATCCCTTTGACCAAGATGACTGGGAGGCCTGGTCCAAGTTTACAGCCAATGTGGGGATTCAGATTGTGGGAGACGACCTGACAGTGACAAACCCCAAGCGCATCGAGCGAGCTGTTGAAGAGAAGGCCTGCAACTGTCTCCTGCTCAAAGTCAACCAGATTGGATCCGTCACGGAGGCCATCCAAGC CTGCAAGTTGGCCCAGGAGAATGGCTGGGGTGTGATGGTGAGCCACCGATCTGGGGAGACTGAAGACACCTTCATTGCTGATCTGGTTGTAGGACTGTGCACTGGGCAG ATAAAGACGGGTGCTCCCTGCAGGTCTGAACGCCTGGCTAAATACAACCAGCTTATGAG GATTGAGGAAGAGCTTGGCGATGAAGCACGCTTTGCCGGACACAACTTTCGCAATCCAAGTGTTCTTTGA
- the ENO2 gene encoding gamma-enolase isoform X2, whose product MRHWSCETMTSHVSLEKGLSVVDQEKIDNLMLEMDGTENKSKFGANAILGVSLAVCKAGAAEKDVPLYRHIADLAGNSDLILPVPAFNVINGGSHAGNKLAMQEFMILPVGAESFRDAMRIGAEVYHNLKSVIKEKYGKDATNVGDEGGFAPNILENSEALELLKEAIDKAGYTDKIVIGMDVAASEFYRDGKYDLDFKSPDDPSRYISADELGDLYQSFVRDYPVVSIEDPFDQDDWEAWSKFTANVGIQIVGDDLTVTNPKRIERAVEEKACNCLLLKVNQIGSVTEAIQACKLAQENGWGVMVSHRSGETEDTFIADLVVGLCTGQIKTGAPCRSERLAKYNQLMRIEEELGDEARFAGHNFRNPSVL is encoded by the exons ATGAGGCACTGGAGCTGCGAGACAATGACAAGTCACGTTTCCTTGGAAAAG GGCCTCTCTGTTGTGGATCAAGAGAAGATAGACAACCTGATGCTTGAGATGGATGGCACAGAGAACAAAT CCAAGTTTGGTGCCAATGCTATCCTGGGAGTTTCGCTGGCTGTGTGCAAGGCGGGAGCTGCAGAGAAAGATGTCCCCCTGTACCGGCACATTGCTGACCTGGCTGGCAACTCTGATCTCATCCTCCCTGTGCCA GCTTTCAACGTGATCAATGGAGGTTCCCACGCAGGCAACAAACTGGCCATGCAGGAGTTCATGATCCTGCCTGTGGGAGCTGAAAGCTTCCGCGACGCCATGCGCATCGGGGCTGAAGTCTATCACAACCTCAAGAGTGTCATCAAGGAGAAGTATGGCAAAGATGCTACCAATGTGGGTGACGAGGGAGGCTTTGCCCCCAACATCCTGGAAAATAGTGAAG ctctggaGCTCCTCAAGGAAGCTATCGACAAGGCGGGCTACACAGACAAGATTGTCATCGGTATGGATGTGGCAGCCTCCGAGTTCTACCGTGATGGCAAATATGACCTGGACTTCAAGTCCCCAGATGACCCAAGCCGCTACATTTCTGCTGATGAGCTGGGCGACCTCTACCAAAGCTTTGTACGTGATTATCCAG TGGTCTCCATTGAGGATCCCTTTGACCAAGATGACTGGGAGGCCTGGTCCAAGTTTACAGCCAATGTGGGGATTCAGATTGTGGGAGACGACCTGACAGTGACAAACCCCAAGCGCATCGAGCGAGCTGTTGAAGAGAAGGCCTGCAACTGTCTCCTGCTCAAAGTCAACCAGATTGGATCCGTCACGGAGGCCATCCAAGC CTGCAAGTTGGCCCAGGAGAATGGCTGGGGTGTGATGGTGAGCCACCGATCTGGGGAGACTGAAGACACCTTCATTGCTGATCTGGTTGTAGGACTGTGCACTGGGCAG ATAAAGACGGGTGCTCCCTGCAGGTCTGAACGCCTGGCTAAATACAACCAGCTTATGAG GATTGAGGAAGAGCTTGGCGATGAAGCACGCTTTGCCGGACACAACTTTCGCAATCCAAGTGTTCTTTGA
- the USP5 gene encoding ubiquitin carboxyl-terminal hydrolase 5 isoform X2 — protein sequence MAELSEALLSVLPSIRVPKAGDRVHKDECAFSFDTPESDGGLYICMNTFLGFGKQYVEKHYQKTGQRVYLHLKRTRKPKEEDTNSSAGDPPRKKPTRLAIGVEGGFDITEEKFEYDEDVKIVIFPEHLDIPRDGLEGLPDMVRDRIASAVEAILTADSASRKQEVQAWDGEVRRVSKHAFSLHQLQNDVRIPPCGWKCSKCDMRENLWLNMTDGAILCGRRYFDGSGGNNHAVEHYRETGYPLAVKLGTITPDGADVYSYDEDDMVLDPNLAEHLAHFGIDMLKMQKTDKTMTELEIDMNQRIGEWELIQESGVQLKPLYGPGYTGIRNLGNSCYLNSVMQVLFSIPDFQRKYVDKLEKIFQSAPSDPTQDFSTQVAKLGHGLLSGEYSKPASGDGEQQPDQKGMQNGIAPRMFKSLIGKGHPEFSTNRQQDAQEFFLHFINMVERNCRSSENPNEVFRFLVEEKLKCLATEKVKYTQRVDYIMQLPVPMDAALNKDELLEYEEKKRQAEEEKQPLPELVRAKVPFSSCLEAYGAPEQVDDFWSTALQAKSVALKTTRFASFPDYLVIQIKKFTFGLDWVPKKLDVSIEMPEELDISALQGTGLQDGEEEMPDIAPPLVTPDEPKAPMLDESVIIQLVEMGFPMDACRKAVYYTGNSGVEAAMNWVMSHMDDPDFANPLVLPGSSGPGSTIACPDPPSEDSVATIVSMGFSREQAMKALRATSNSLERAVDWIFSHIDDLDAEAAMDISEGRSAAESISESVPVGPKVRDGPGKYQLFAFISHMGTSTMCGHYVCHIKKEGRWVIYNDQKVCASEKPPKDLGYIYFYQRIPS from the exons ATGGCGGAGCTTAGCGAGGCGCTGCTGTCGGTGTTGCCGTCCATCCGGGTGCCCAAGGCCGGCGACCGGGTCCACAAGGACGAGTGCGCCTTTTCCTTTGACACGCCG GAGTCAGATGGTGGCTTGTATATCTGCATGAACACGTTCCTGGGCTTTGGGAAGCAGTATGTGGAAAAGCACTATCAGAAAACAGGACAGCGGGTCTACCTGCACCTCAAAAGAACACGTAAACcg aaggaagaagacaCCAACTCCAGTGCTGGGGATCCCCCAAGAAAGAAACCAACTCGCTTGGCTATTG GTGTAGAAGGTGGATTTGAcatcacagaggaaaaatttGAATATGACGAAGAtgtaaaaatagtaattttcccAGAGCATTTGGATATTCCTCGTGATGGACTGGAGGGACTACCAGACATGGTCAGAGACAGG ATTGCCAGTGCAGTTGAGGCCATCCTGACAGCAGATTCAGCCTCACGGAAGCAGGAGGTGCAGGCTTGGGATGGGGAGGTTCGGCGTGTATCCAAACACGCTTTTTCCCTGCACCAACTTCAGAATGATGTCCGCATCCCACCATG TGGCTGGAAGTGCAGCAAGTGTGACATGAGGGAGAACCTGTGGCTGAACATGACCGATGGAGCCATCCTCTGTGGTCGGCGCTATTTTGATGGCAGTGGTGGCAACAATCATGCGGTTGAGCATTATCGGGAAACTGGCTACCCACTGGCTGTGAAACTGGGAACAATTACTCCTGATGGGGCTG ATGTCTACTCCTACGATGAGGATGACATGGTGTTGGATCCCAACCTGGCAGAGCACCTTGCTCACTTTGGGATTGACATGCTCAAGATGCAGAAG ACAGACAAGACAATGACAGAACTGGAAATAGACATGAACCAGCGCATTGGGGAGTGGGAGCTCATCCAGGAGTCTGGTGTGCAGCTCAAGCCCCTCTATGGGCCTGGGTACACTGGTATCCGTAACCTGGGCAACAGTTGCTACCTCAATTCAGTGATGCAGGTGCTGTTCAGTATCCCAGACTTCCAGAGAAA GTAtgtggacaagctggagaagatATTCCAAAGTGCACCTTCGGACCCCACACAGGACTTCAGCACACAAGT AGCTAAACTGGGCCATGGACTGCTTTCTGGGGAGTACTCAAAGCCAGCTTCTGGAGATGGGGAACAGCAGCCTGATCAGAAG GGTATGCAAAACGGCATTGCTCCGCGCATGTTTAAGTCCCTCATTGGAAAGGGCCACCCAGAATTTTCCACTAACCGACAGCAGGATGCCCAGGAATTCTTTCTGCACTTCATTAACATGGTGGAG AGGAACTGCCGCAGCTCGGAGAACCCTAATGAGGTCTTCCGTTTTCTGGTGGAGGAGAAGCTGAAGTGCCTCGCCACAGAAAAGGTGAAATATACCCAGCGTGTGGACTATATCATGCAGCTGCCCGTGCCCATGGATGCTGCACTCAACAAAG ATGAACTACTGGAATATGAGGAGAAGAAgcggcaggcagaggaggagaagcagccacTGCCTGAGTTGGTGCGAGCCAAGGTGCCTTTCAGCTCCTGCCTAGAGGCCTACGGAGCTCCAGAGCAAGTGGATGATTTCTGGAGCACAGCCTTGCAGGCCAAGTCTGTGGCTCTCAA AACAACACGGTTCGCCTCTTTCCCGGATTATCTGGTGATCCAGATCAAGAAATTCACTTTTGGTCTGGACTGGGTGCCCAAAAAGCTTG ATGTCTCCATTGAAATGCCAGAGGAGCTGGATATCTCTGCACTGCAGGGAACAGGGCTGCAAGatggagaagaagaaatgcCAGACATCGCACCCCCACTGGTGACACCAGATGAGCCCAAAG CACCCATGTTGGATGAGTCAGTGATTATCCAGCTAGTGGAGATGGGCTTTCCCATGGATGCCTGCCGCAAAGCCGTGTATTACACAGGGAACAGTGGGGTTGAGGCTGCCATGAACTGGGTCATGTCACATATGGATGATCCAG acTTTGCTAACCCGTTAGTTCTCCCTGGATCCAGTGGGCCAGGGTCAACTATTGCCTGCCCAGACCCTCCTTCAGAAGACAGTGTGGCCACCATTGTCTCCATGGGCTTCTCCCGGGAGCAGGCTATGAAAGCACTTAGAGCGACG aGCAACAGTCTGGAGCGTGCCGTAGATTGGATCTTTAGTCACATTGATGACCTTGATGCAGAAGCTGCTATGGATATCTCAGAGGGGCGCTCGGCAGCTGAGTCCATCTCTGAATCTGTCCCTGTGGGTCCTAAAGTGCGCGACGGGCCTGGAA AATACCAGCTGTTTGCCTTCATCAGCCACATGGGCACTTCAACTATGTGTGGACACTATGTTTGTCACATCAAGAAAGAGGGCAG GTGGGTGATCTACAACGACCAGAAAGTCTGTGCTTCTGAGAAGCCCCCCAAGGACCTGGGCTACATCTACTTCTATCAGCGGATTCCCAGCTAG
- the USP5 gene encoding ubiquitin carboxyl-terminal hydrolase 5 isoform X1, producing MAELSEALLSVLPSIRVPKAGDRVHKDECAFSFDTPESDGGLYICMNTFLGFGKQYVEKHYQKTGQRVYLHLKRTRKPKEEDTNSSAGDPPRKKPTRLAIGVEGGFDITEEKFEYDEDVKIVIFPEHLDIPRDGLEGLPDMVRDRIASAVEAILTADSASRKQEVQAWDGEVRRVSKHAFSLHQLQNDVRIPPCGWKCSKCDMRENLWLNMTDGAILCGRRYFDGSGGNNHAVEHYRETGYPLAVKLGTITPDGADVYSYDEDDMVLDPNLAEHLAHFGIDMLKMQKTDKTMTELEIDMNQRIGEWELIQESGVQLKPLYGPGYTGIRNLGNSCYLNSVMQVLFSIPDFQRKYVDKLEKIFQSAPSDPTQDFSTQVAKLGHGLLSGEYSKPASGDGEQQPDQKGMQNGIAPRMFKSLIGKGHPEFSTNRQQDAQEFFLHFINMVERNCRSSENPNEVFRFLVEEKLKCLATEKVKYTQRVDYIMQLPVPMDAALNKDELLEYEEKKRQAEEEKQPLPELVRAKVPFSSCLEAYGAPEQVDDFWSTALQAKSVALKTTRFASFPDYLVIQIKKFTFGLDWVPKKLDVSIEMPEELDISALQGTGLQDGEEEMPDIAPPLVTPDEPKGSLGFYGNEDDDSFCSPHFSSPTSPMLDESVIIQLVEMGFPMDACRKAVYYTGNSGVEAAMNWVMSHMDDPDFANPLVLPGSSGPGSTIACPDPPSEDSVATIVSMGFSREQAMKALRATSNSLERAVDWIFSHIDDLDAEAAMDISEGRSAAESISESVPVGPKVRDGPGKYQLFAFISHMGTSTMCGHYVCHIKKEGRWVIYNDQKVCASEKPPKDLGYIYFYQRIPS from the exons ATGGCGGAGCTTAGCGAGGCGCTGCTGTCGGTGTTGCCGTCCATCCGGGTGCCCAAGGCCGGCGACCGGGTCCACAAGGACGAGTGCGCCTTTTCCTTTGACACGCCG GAGTCAGATGGTGGCTTGTATATCTGCATGAACACGTTCCTGGGCTTTGGGAAGCAGTATGTGGAAAAGCACTATCAGAAAACAGGACAGCGGGTCTACCTGCACCTCAAAAGAACACGTAAACcg aaggaagaagacaCCAACTCCAGTGCTGGGGATCCCCCAAGAAAGAAACCAACTCGCTTGGCTATTG GTGTAGAAGGTGGATTTGAcatcacagaggaaaaatttGAATATGACGAAGAtgtaaaaatagtaattttcccAGAGCATTTGGATATTCCTCGTGATGGACTGGAGGGACTACCAGACATGGTCAGAGACAGG ATTGCCAGTGCAGTTGAGGCCATCCTGACAGCAGATTCAGCCTCACGGAAGCAGGAGGTGCAGGCTTGGGATGGGGAGGTTCGGCGTGTATCCAAACACGCTTTTTCCCTGCACCAACTTCAGAATGATGTCCGCATCCCACCATG TGGCTGGAAGTGCAGCAAGTGTGACATGAGGGAGAACCTGTGGCTGAACATGACCGATGGAGCCATCCTCTGTGGTCGGCGCTATTTTGATGGCAGTGGTGGCAACAATCATGCGGTTGAGCATTATCGGGAAACTGGCTACCCACTGGCTGTGAAACTGGGAACAATTACTCCTGATGGGGCTG ATGTCTACTCCTACGATGAGGATGACATGGTGTTGGATCCCAACCTGGCAGAGCACCTTGCTCACTTTGGGATTGACATGCTCAAGATGCAGAAG ACAGACAAGACAATGACAGAACTGGAAATAGACATGAACCAGCGCATTGGGGAGTGGGAGCTCATCCAGGAGTCTGGTGTGCAGCTCAAGCCCCTCTATGGGCCTGGGTACACTGGTATCCGTAACCTGGGCAACAGTTGCTACCTCAATTCAGTGATGCAGGTGCTGTTCAGTATCCCAGACTTCCAGAGAAA GTAtgtggacaagctggagaagatATTCCAAAGTGCACCTTCGGACCCCACACAGGACTTCAGCACACAAGT AGCTAAACTGGGCCATGGACTGCTTTCTGGGGAGTACTCAAAGCCAGCTTCTGGAGATGGGGAACAGCAGCCTGATCAGAAG GGTATGCAAAACGGCATTGCTCCGCGCATGTTTAAGTCCCTCATTGGAAAGGGCCACCCAGAATTTTCCACTAACCGACAGCAGGATGCCCAGGAATTCTTTCTGCACTTCATTAACATGGTGGAG AGGAACTGCCGCAGCTCGGAGAACCCTAATGAGGTCTTCCGTTTTCTGGTGGAGGAGAAGCTGAAGTGCCTCGCCACAGAAAAGGTGAAATATACCCAGCGTGTGGACTATATCATGCAGCTGCCCGTGCCCATGGATGCTGCACTCAACAAAG ATGAACTACTGGAATATGAGGAGAAGAAgcggcaggcagaggaggagaagcagccacTGCCTGAGTTGGTGCGAGCCAAGGTGCCTTTCAGCTCCTGCCTAGAGGCCTACGGAGCTCCAGAGCAAGTGGATGATTTCTGGAGCACAGCCTTGCAGGCCAAGTCTGTGGCTCTCAA AACAACACGGTTCGCCTCTTTCCCGGATTATCTGGTGATCCAGATCAAGAAATTCACTTTTGGTCTGGACTGGGTGCCCAAAAAGCTTG ATGTCTCCATTGAAATGCCAGAGGAGCTGGATATCTCTGCACTGCAGGGAACAGGGCTGCAAGatggagaagaagaaatgcCAGACATCGCACCCCCACTGGTGACACCAGATGAGCCCAAAGGTAGCCTGGGGTTCTATGGCAACGAGGACGACGACTCCTTCTGCTCCCCTCACTTCTCCTCTCCGACAT CACCCATGTTGGATGAGTCAGTGATTATCCAGCTAGTGGAGATGGGCTTTCCCATGGATGCCTGCCGCAAAGCCGTGTATTACACAGGGAACAGTGGGGTTGAGGCTGCCATGAACTGGGTCATGTCACATATGGATGATCCAG acTTTGCTAACCCGTTAGTTCTCCCTGGATCCAGTGGGCCAGGGTCAACTATTGCCTGCCCAGACCCTCCTTCAGAAGACAGTGTGGCCACCATTGTCTCCATGGGCTTCTCCCGGGAGCAGGCTATGAAAGCACTTAGAGCGACG aGCAACAGTCTGGAGCGTGCCGTAGATTGGATCTTTAGTCACATTGATGACCTTGATGCAGAAGCTGCTATGGATATCTCAGAGGGGCGCTCGGCAGCTGAGTCCATCTCTGAATCTGTCCCTGTGGGTCCTAAAGTGCGCGACGGGCCTGGAA AATACCAGCTGTTTGCCTTCATCAGCCACATGGGCACTTCAACTATGTGTGGACACTATGTTTGTCACATCAAGAAAGAGGGCAG GTGGGTGATCTACAACGACCAGAAAGTCTGTGCTTCTGAGAAGCCCCCCAAGGACCTGGGCTACATCTACTTCTATCAGCGGATTCCCAGCTAG
- the CDCA3 gene encoding cell division cycle-associated protein 3, which yields MGVSGSAPVTPHNKHLAHVSDPRSPSAGILRTPIEVVSSPAGSPQPGPAEPVASSSQDRDPRSPTPGISRTPMRAVSSDSVDRLVKQLSETFRAEAAPQELPPAAEEPARWSSPEAAAPSGEEAERPPSPSAGPAWPTRAAGLGFPAGSKPVRRKTNNKIMATSGGTGRSPLSILQDDNSPSAPAPRQGKRHVLGESLGEKKEVTDLSRSLKSGNCAWSDLNKENQQCPFVEN from the exons ATGGGGGTTTCTGGCAGCGCCCCAGTCACCCCCCACAACAAGCACCTGGCGCACGTCAGCGACCCCCGCTCCCCCAGCGCCGGTATCCTGCGCACGCCTATCGAG GTGGTGAGCTCCCCGGCGGGCAGCCCTCAACCCGGCCCCGCCGAGCCGGTGGCGAGCTCCAGCCAGGACCGGGACCCACGCTCGCCCACACCCGGCATCTCCCGCACGCCCATGAGAGCCGTGTCGAGTG ACAGCGTGGACCGCCTGGTGAAGCAGCTCAGCGAGACCTTCAGGGCTGAGGCCGCGCCACAGGAGCTGCCGCCGGCGGCAGAGGAGCCGGCCCGGTGGAGCTCCCCGGAGGCGGCCGCCCCCTCGGGGGAAGAGGCGGAGCGGCCGCCCTCtcccagcgccggcccggctTGGCCGACCCGCGCTGCCGGGCTCGGCTTCCCCGCGG GGAGCAAGCCTGTAAGACGCAAGACCAACAACAAAATCATGGCAACATCTGGTGGAACTGGCCGCTCTCCCCTCAGCATCCTACAAGATGATAATTCCCCCAGTGCTCCTGCCCCTCGCCAG ggtAAGAGGCATGTGTTGGGAGAGAGCCttggggagaagaaggaagtaACAGATCTGAGCAGGAGCCTCAAATCTGGGAACTGTGCTTGGAGTGATTTGAACAAAGAGAACCAACAATGTCCTTTTGTGGAGAACTAG